The nucleotide window ACCGGCAGCCACAGACACATTTAACGATGCGATAGTTCCCAAAATAGGAATGGCCACCAACTCGTCACACAAGCGAAGAACGTCATCCGAAATTCCCACATCTTCGGAACCCATCACGATAGCAACAGGCTCTTTATATGACACTTCCGTGTAATTTTTCACAGCCTTCTCTGTTGCTGCTATAACTTTAAGACCTGAACCCTTCAGAAATTTCACGGCCTCCAACAGGCTATTTTCACGACAAACAGGAATCACATGCAGAGCTCCCGCAGAAGTTTTCACAGCATCGGCATTAGCTGCTGCTCCTCCTCTCGAAGGAACCACAATGGCATTGACACCAGCACATTCACAAGTACGGGCTATTGCTCCGAAATTACGAATATCGGTTACACCGTCGAGCACCACCACAAAAGGATTCTTACCTTCTTCGTACAACGCTGGAATAATATTTGATATCTGCTGATATTCAATAGCAGCCGCATAAGCAATTACGCCCTGATGGTTCTTTTGCGTGATAGCATTCAGTTTTTCGACCGGCACACGTTGCACCGGCACATTACGTCCCTGTAAAGCAGCAAACAATTCTTTCGCCAAGTCGCTTGACAACTCTTTTCTGACGAGAATTTTATCCACCTCTTTCCCTGCCTCGAGTGCTTCAATCACAGCTCTGATACCAAAAATCAGATCAGAACTTGGAGGACGATGCTCCCATTTGGGGCGAAAAGGATTGGAATTGCCGCGCGGCGGCTGTGACCGACGTTGAAAAGGATTACGTTCCATAGATAATATTTCGTTTGAAAGATTTACAAATAATTAGTTCAAAATTTACAAGTTCAAAATTCCGGAACAACAAAGATACTCCGTTTCCTTTCGATATTTGAATTTCGGAATTTGAATTTTTGGAATAAAAAATCAGACATCTAACCTCATTCCGTCAAATGCGAGGTGTGTCTCCGGAAAAACAGCACGAGCTTCAGCCAAAAGCCCTGACTGATTGTCATAACGAGCTGAATAGTGCCCAATGATAAGCTTCTTTACATTAGCCATTTTTGCAATTTCGGCTGCCTGTTGTGCTGAAGAATGAGCCGTCTCTTTTGCCCTGACAATCTCACTCTGCATAAAAGTTGCCTCGTGATACAAAAGGTCTACACCTTCGATAATAGGCACTATCTTTTCCGAATAAGCAGTATCGGAGCAATAAGCATATTTGTGAGCTGGGTAAGGAGCTGTGGTTAAACGCTCATTAGGAATCACTTCACCATCTTCCCGTACAAAATCAGCACCTTGTTTGATACGGGCAATGTCTCTCACCGGAATCTGGTAAAAATCGATCATATCACGAATGATATGACGTTCTTTTTCCCGTTCGGAAAACAAAAAACCGGCTGTAGGAACACGGTGTTTCAAAGGAATAGAAAAAACCTGCAACGATCGGTCTTCGTACAAAAGCGCATGTTGCCTTGGATTGAAAGGCTCGAATATTACCTTGTAACCGGCATCAGCACAATAATAATTTATTTGCGGTTGCAATATTCCTTCGAGATCGGGATGTGAATGAATGACCAAATCGGATGTCCGTCCCAACATTCCCATCGATGAGATCAGACCTATCAAGCCAAAACAATGATCACCGTGCAAATGAGAAATAAAAATATGATTCAGACGGGAAGCTTTGATTTTCAACTGACGAAGCCGGATTTGAGCCCCTTCGCCACAGTCAATCATAAACTGCTTTTCGCGTAATGAAAGCAGTTGCGATGTCTGAAAGCTACTAATAGAAGGCAGTGCCGAATTACAACCCAATATGGTTAAACTCATTTTCTCCATGAAACTTCTATTAGACGCGGAACAATACAAATGAACAACTGCTCTTATTTCGTGTATTCAAACACCCCTTTTTCACCACGGATAGTCACCTTAGCTCCTTTTGAAGCTTCTACATGACCTATGATCTGAGCATCAACGTTATATTTTTCAGAAAGGATAATGATATCTTCGGCCCATTCCGGGTCAAGATATACTTCCATACGGTGACCCATATTGAAGACCTTGTACATTTCCTTCCAATCCGACTCCGATTCTGCCTGTATCATTTCAAACAGCGGAGGTACAGGGAAGAGATGATCCTTTATAACATGTAGATTATCAATGAAGTGCAAAACTTTAGTTTGTGCACCGCCCGAGCAGTGAACCATTCCGTGAATATGTTCGCGATGATGTTCCAGAATATCACGGATAATCGGAGCGTAAGTACGGGTAGGCGACAACACCAGTTTACCGGCATCCATCCCCACATGCGCTATTTCATCTGTCAGTTTCTTCGATCCTGAGTAAGCTAAACCGGAAGGCATGCTTGCATCATAGCTTTCCGGATATTTCTCGGCAAGATAATACGCAAAAATATCGTGACGGGCAGAAGTAAGTCCGTTACTTCCCATTCCTCCGTTGTAGCCATCTTCGTAGCTAGCCTTGCCACAAGAAGACAAACCAACAACCACGTCACCAGCCTTAATTTTATCATTCGAAATCACATCCGCACGTTTCATGCGGCAAGCAACTGTACTATCGACAATAATTGTACGAACCAAATCACCCACATCAGCAGTTTCGCCACCGGTAAGATGGGCATTCACACCCAGGCTACGCAATTTGGCCAATAAAGCTTCCGTACCGTTAATCACTTCTGCAATTACTTCTCCCGGAATCAGGTTTTTATTACGCCCAATGGTTGACGACACCAGGATATTATCGGTAGCCCCTACACAAAGCAGGTCATCGATATTCATTATCAATGCGTCCTGAGCAATCCCTTTCCAAACAGAGATATCGCCGGTTTCGCGCCAGTACAAATAGGCTAGTGATGACTTTGTTCCAGCACCATCAGCATGCATAATATTGCAATACTCGGGATCTCCACCCAAAATGTCGGGGATTATTTTACAAAAAGCGTGAGGAAAAATACCTTTATCCAAATTACGGATAGCGTTATGAACGTCTTCTTTAGAGGCAGAAACGCCTCGTTGACTATATCTTTCGTTCATTGAAGTAGTTTATATGCGAAGGATTAAAAATTACGATGCAAAGGTACGACATTTCCGGTGCATATCCCACAAGAGAACATGAATATTCGGGTAATAATCAAATAAAAAACGGATTGTCATCCTCTATGATAACAATCCGTTTTAATCGTTTTGTGGAGCCGGCGGGAGTCGAACCCGCGTCCAAACGAGGAAGCAATACGCTTTCTACATGTTTATCTTCGCCTTCATTTTTCGAGTACCGGCAAGACCGAAGCCACCAACCGTTACCTTATCCTCTGAATCTCATCGAACGCACGAGGCTATGTTCGACTATTCCCGATTTAGCTGCACCTCCTGATCAAAGAGCCTCGAGACCACGGCATTTGGGAGATGTCTCGTCCCGACACTATGGCCGGGATAAAGCTAGAATCTACTATACTTCGATTAAGCAGCAAGAGCGTAGTTATTTTCGCCAGTTACAATTTTGAGAATCGAGATTTACGAGCCGACATCCCAGCGCTCGACATGCTTACATACCTCTTCTACCCGCTGTCAAAACCAAGCGACCCCGGTTTTTAATGCACAATTGACAGGTGATAATTGACAATTATTTGTTAGTAAAACCTGTGCCAATTCAAGGTTGATAAATCGACAAGATTCCTCATAATTATCAACTGCAAAGATACAACATTTTCAGGCAAAATAAAAGCTATTTAAAGTTGGCACAAAGAAGATTCTCTCTACCAAACATTACTCATTTTATTTAACACAACGACTAATCTTCTCTATGAAACCCAACCCGTCTACGTGGTTTATCGGAGAACCGCTTGTCGGTTTGTAACTCTGCCAACGTTTGATTAATAAGTTCCAACTGCATACGGGTATCTTCGTTAATGTCGTTCTGGTCGATCAGTATCTCATCCATATATTGCTTTAACTCCTCGTACCGGTCAGCCTGTGGATATGCCAAAGCCTGACGTATCGTAACGAATGCCCGCATAATACCCATGTTTATCTCTATGGCAGTATCTGAATTTAACACACTACTAAGCATGGCTACGCCTAACTCTGTAAACGCATAGGGAAGCTTCCTTGTTCCTCCCCAACTTGATGTCGCAAATTGCGACATCAAGATTTCAAATTCTTCTCTTTTGAGTTGAAACATGAAATCATCGGGGAACCGTCTTATGTTTCGTTTGATTTGTTCATTCAAACGTCTGGTTTCGACACCATACATCTCAGCCAAATCTCGGTCAAGCATTACCCGCTGACCTCTAATTGTGTAAATTTTACTCTGTATTAATTGTATCTCCATAGATATTGAAATAAGCCGTTTGATTCATTCTCTACTGCGGTCTACTCTTCAACACCCCGACAGAAACACTATTATCAATGTATTTCTGCCACATTCGGCAAAGCATAGCAGTTCTCTTTGTTCTCGTACCGCAAATATAACCAATGCATTACATTGTACAAAAACAAAAAAGCTCCTGCAAATGCAAGAGCTTTCAGAAATCTATTTGAAAGAATAGCTTTACTTCGCGTAGCTTACCGAACGGGTTTCGCGGATAACAGTAATCTTCACCTGGCCCGGATAAGTCATCTCGTCCTGAATCTTTTTAGCGATATCAAACGAGAGTGTTTCTACTGATTTATCGTCTACCTTATCAGCACCCACAATCACACGCAATTCGCGACCTGCCTGAATAGCATAGGTTTTCTGAACGCCGGGATACGATAATGCCAGATTTTCAAGATCGTTCAAACGTTTGATATAAGCCTCAACGATTTCGCGACGTGCTCCCGGACGTGCACCCGAGATAGCATCACAAACCTGAACAATAGGCGCCAGCAAGCTGGTCATTTCGGTTTCTTCGTGGTGAGAACCAATAGCATTGCAAATATCCGGTTTTTCCTTGTATTGCTCTGCCAGTTTCATACCCAGTAATGCGTGTGGCAATTCCGGTTCGTCATCAGGCACTTTACCAATATCGTGGAGCAGACCGGCACGTTTTGCTTTTTTCGGATTAAGACCAAGTTCGGCAGCCATCACGGAGCAGAGATTTGCCGTTTCGCGGGCGTGCTGCAACAGGTTCTGACCATAAGAAGAACGGTATTTCATCTTACCGACCATACGGATCAATTCAGGATGCAAGCCGTGAATACCTAAGTCGATGGTAGTACGTTTACCTGTTTCGATAATTTCTTCTTCCACCTGTTTTTTCACCTTGGTTACCACCTCTTCGATACGGGCAGGGTGAATACGACCGTCGGATACCAGTTGGTGAAGTGCCAGACGAGCAATTTCACGACGAACAGGATCGAATGCAGAAAGAACGATAGCTTCAGGAGTATCGTCAACTATAATTTCCACTCCGGTAGCGGCTTCCAGCGCACGAATATTACGACCTTCGCGACCGATAATACGGCCTTTTATTTCGTCAGATTCGATATTGAATACAGTCACCGAGTTTTCGATAGCAGCCTCGGTAGCAACACGTTGAATTGTCTGAATGATAATTCGCTTTGCCTCTTTATTGGCGTTCATCTTAGCCTCTTCCATGATCTCATTGATATAAGACATGGCTCCTGTTTTAGCCTCATCTTTCAACGATTCAATCAGCTTATCTTTAGCTTCTTCGGCCGACAAACCCGAGATAGTTTCGAGCTGTTCCAACTCTTTGCGATGAAGAGCTTCCAACTCTTTTTTCTTCTTGTCTACCAAGTCAATTTGCGATTCAAGATTTTCTTTGATCGCATCTACTTCGGTATTTTTACGCTGAAGTTCACCTTGCTTCTGATTCAGGTTCATTTCCCTTTGCTGAATACGAACTTCGGCCTGTTGCATTTTAGCATTACGCGACGCAACTTCCTTTTCGTATTCCGACTTCATCGAAACAAATTGTTCTTTAGCTTCAAGCAATTTATTCTTTTTCAGCACTTCAGCCTCAGCTTCTGCATCTTTGAGAATTTTTTGCGATCGACCATTCAATACAAAACGCATGACAACCCATGTGGTAGCCACGGTAACTATTATGGTCAGTACAACTAACAATATTGAACTCATAGAATTATTAAGGTGTTAAATATAAAAAACGCATTGACTCACTACCATTTGCAGCAAGATCAATGCGGGAATATTGTTCTTTCCAAAGTATTGACGAACTTATTGAAGTTCCTTCAAATATTTATCCAATTCTTTATTCAACAGATCCATTTTCTCTACCACCGGTCCGACATCTTCCTTACACTTCAGTTCCTGAGTTTCTATTGCAAAATGGTAAGCTGCCATCACCAATACTGTTTCATAAGGTAACTGAGCATGTCGTTCCCGATAAGAGTCTATTTTTTCTTTCAGATTTTTGGCAGCATCACGATACAATTGTTCGTCGCTCCTGTTGATTGTCAACGGGAACCGATGCCCTGCCAAATTGACGTTTATGGTAAATAGTTCGTCGTTCATTTGCTTTATTGATTCAGCAAATCAATACATTTGTCAATTTCCCGCACTAATTGTGAGATTCGTTTGTGAGCCAGTTCTCTTTCTCCTTCATTTCCACCGACAAACATTTGTGCCATTTTCAGGCTCTCATAATCAGAACGTAATTCAAGAATGACCTTGTGCGCCTGCATCAAATCATCTTCTTTCCGTTGCAATTGTTCTGTAAGCTGCTGAATTCTGGCTCTATCATCAGCATGTAATTGCAACAGTTTGCGGAGCTTTTTCTCAAAGCCATCGATCAGTGATTGATGTCTATTTGTCATTCTGAAAACAAAATCGTTGTCAAAGGTATATCGAATTTATGAATGAACAAAATTTTTATCTCTTTTTTTAATTGGATTCATTCTATTTTTTCGGGTAAAATTCACAAATGTTTATATTGCCTTTCAAGAAGTTAATTTTATCTGATTTGCACATTTATCAGATTAACTATAAGTTTGCAGAATGAATCGCCCGTTATATTTTTTCAACCCCGAACACGACCTGGCATTGGCCAATAGCGACCGGAATTTCAACGCTCCGCTTCAAGCAAAAAAGCTGGCTCACGATCTGGCCGGCCTGCCTCTTTGGTATGCCACGCCGGGTAGCATCGTATTGGATACAAATTCCGACAACAATTGGCTTGAAGAAATGCAACTTTTATTCCCTCAGCTGAATAATTCACAACTGACATCAGCACCTGATTTTTCGTCGATCACCACCTTATTTCCCTGGGGATGGGACAACGTTGTTTGTAAACATTTTTCTCTTTTGGGCGCAGATAGTGCGTTGCTACCAAGTACTGTTCAATTGGAAGATATTCGACGCTTGTCCCACAGAAACATTTCCATACGCGCCCTAGAATATATCCGCCAAAACATCCAATTTCGCGACCAGCTGCCTGCACCTGCAAAAGAACTGACATCGGCATGTGAAGCAGATGAATATGCATCAACACATAAAAAAGTGATATTCAAAGCCCCATGGTCGGGAAGCGGGAAAGGGTTATGCTGGTCAAAAGATAAAATGACGGAAAGTCGTCGGGGATGGTGTCGCAACACAATCGAAAAACAAGGAAGTGTAATCGCCGAACCGATCTATGACAAACTGTTGGATTTTGCGATGGAATTTTCGTGCAACGACGGGGAAACATCTTTTGCCGGCTATTCTCTGTTTGAAACCGACAAAGGGATCTATCGTGGTAACTTTTTGATGAGCGATGAATCGATTGTCCGTAAAATTGAAGGATATGGCGTACCGGCAACTTTTCCGTTAACAATACAAAACCAGTTAAGCACCTTCATCACAAATAATATTGCTCCTTTCTATACCGGACTACTTGGCGTTGACATGTTCATTTATCAGGAAAACGGCTTTATCAAATTACACCCCTGCGTAGAGATTAACCTGCGAATGACCATGGGATGCGTTGCCCGTATTTTCTATGATAACTTTATGAATCCCGACAAAACCGGTCGTTTTTATATAGATCACTATCCGTCACCAGGAGCTCTTTTCAACGATCATTTGCAGCGACGGAACGAAACGCCTTTAGCCGTAACAAATGGACGTATCTCAAAAGGATATATCTCTCTAACCAACATCACTTCTCACTCTCATTACAGAGTTAGAGTGGAGATTGATTGAAAACCTTCCATCATTATTCAAAGATAAGATACTGCTTATTAGCAATTTAAATCCTTGAACAACAACACCTGTACTCTGCATAGAAAGAAAAAAACAAAGCTACGCTCTCTTTACTCACACAACCTCAATCAGAAAACTGGCTCTTTCCTGCAACATTTATAGAGACATCCCCTCTATTTAAAGTTCTATCCTGCCACAGCACCATCTCAACCAGCCAAGATTAATCCGATGATAATCAGAAATAAACTGACAGCAAAAGCAAAATACGAGCTGCATGTGAAATTATAATTTTCATTAAAATGAAAGTTATTTTTAATACAAATCTTGCATTTCAACTTACACACCCTTATATTTGCAATAAAGCAGTAATATAATAAAACATATTGATTGCTTTTTTATGTCTATATTTATTTAATATAAAAATTAACATAGGCATATTCTTTGAAAGCTAAGCGCACACGACGAACAGAACAGCCTCGCATAAGCACCAAGACTGGTTGTACTCGCGGCCTTAATACAACACCAACAAAAAAAACTGACAGACAATAAAGGCAACATCCAATATCCAATCAAATTGTGATTTTACCTAGCGGATCACATCAAAGCACCCCATTGGTTGCCTGACACATTCATTGCGATTAAACTGACTTTTTCGGTTTAATACTCACGTCGATATCACTCCTGATATCACCCAAGACTCCAAACCAGAATCATCAAAAGAGAACTCCGGCTCAAAAGGACACCGGACGTCACCTCACCTTCAAGGCATATTTGCATAATATGCACAAAGGAATTGTATGCTTGAATCTCTTTATATCAACTTGTCTTCAGTCCTTAATTGAAGCAAAATATACCCAACTTGCATTGCAACGGATCGTTTTAAGTTGATATTCTCGAATATATAATAGTGGAGCTGGAAACCATTCAAACAGGG belongs to Paludibacter jiangxiensis and includes:
- a CDS encoding ORF6N domain-containing protein, which encodes MEIQLIQSKIYTIRGQRVMLDRDLAEMYGVETRRLNEQIKRNIRRFPDDFMFQLKREEFEILMSQFATSSWGGTRKLPYAFTELGVAMLSSVLNSDTAIEINMGIMRAFVTIRQALAYPQADRYEELKQYMDEILIDQNDINEDTRMQLELINQTLAELQTDKRFSDKPRRRVGFHRED
- the rny gene encoding ribonuclease Y produces the protein MSSILLVVLTIIVTVATTWVVMRFVLNGRSQKILKDAEAEAEVLKKNKLLEAKEQFVSMKSEYEKEVASRNAKMQQAEVRIQQREMNLNQKQGELQRKNTEVDAIKENLESQIDLVDKKKKELEALHRKELEQLETISGLSAEEAKDKLIESLKDEAKTGAMSYINEIMEEAKMNANKEAKRIIIQTIQRVATEAAIENSVTVFNIESDEIKGRIIGREGRNIRALEAATGVEIIVDDTPEAIVLSAFDPVRREIARLALHQLVSDGRIHPARIEEVVTKVKKQVEEEIIETGKRTTIDLGIHGLHPELIRMVGKMKYRSSYGQNLLQHARETANLCSVMAAELGLNPKKAKRAGLLHDIGKVPDDEPELPHALLGMKLAEQYKEKPDICNAIGSHHEETEMTSLLAPIVQVCDAISGARPGARREIVEAYIKRLNDLENLALSYPGVQKTYAIQAGRELRVIVGADKVDDKSVETLSFDIAKKIQDEMTYPGQVKITVIRETRSVSYAK
- a CDS encoding cell division protein ZapA; translated protein: MNDELFTINVNLAGHRFPLTINRSDEQLYRDAAKNLKEKIDSYRERHAQLPYETVLVMAAYHFAIETQELKCKEDVGPVVEKMDLLNKELDKYLKELQ
- a CDS encoding AIR synthase related protein, which translates into the protein MNERYSQRGVSASKEDVHNAIRNLDKGIFPHAFCKIIPDILGGDPEYCNIMHADGAGTKSSLAYLYWRETGDISVWKGIAQDALIMNIDDLLCVGATDNILVSSTIGRNKNLIPGEVIAEVINGTEALLAKLRSLGVNAHLTGGETADVGDLVRTIIVDSTVACRMKRADVISNDKIKAGDVVVGLSSCGKASYEDGYNGGMGSNGLTSARHDIFAYYLAEKYPESYDASMPSGLAYSGSKKLTDEIAHVGMDAGKLVLSPTRTYAPIIRDILEHHREHIHGMVHCSGGAQTKVLHFIDNLHVIKDHLFPVPPLFEMIQAESESDWKEMYKVFNMGHRMEVYLDPEWAEDIIILSEKYNVDAQIIGHVEASKGAKVTIRGEKGVFEYTK
- the rlmB gene encoding 23S rRNA (guanosine(2251)-2'-O)-methyltransferase RlmB — encoded protein: MERNPFQRRSQPPRGNSNPFRPKWEHRPPSSDLIFGIRAVIEALEAGKEVDKILVRKELSSDLAKELFAALQGRNVPVQRVPVEKLNAITQKNHQGVIAYAAAIEYQQISNIIPALYEEGKNPFVVVLDGVTDIRNFGAIARTCECAGVNAIVVPSRGGAAANADAVKTSAGALHVIPVCRENSLLEAVKFLKGSGLKVIAATEKAVKNYTEVSYKEPVAIVMGSEDVGISDDVLRLCDELVAIPILGTIASLNVSVAAGVLVYEAVKQRQ
- a CDS encoding ribonuclease Z; protein product: MEKMSLTILGCNSALPSISSFQTSQLLSLREKQFMIDCGEGAQIRLRQLKIKASRLNHIFISHLHGDHCFGLIGLISSMGMLGRTSDLVIHSHPDLEGILQPQINYYCADAGYKVIFEPFNPRQHALLYEDRSLQVFSIPLKHRVPTAGFLFSEREKERHIIRDMIDFYQIPVRDIARIKQGADFVREDGEVIPNERLTTAPYPAHKYAYCSDTAYSEKIVPIIEGVDLLYHEATFMQSEIVRAKETAHSSAQQAAEIAKMANVKKLIIGHYSARYDNQSGLLAEARAVFPETHLAFDGMRLDV